One stretch of Lucilia cuprina isolate Lc7/37 chromosome 6, ASM2204524v1, whole genome shotgun sequence DNA includes these proteins:
- the LOC111688713 gene encoding uncharacterized protein LOC111688713 — MDSHSKNVFLIGILHIVGYALFTLQPVTKVIIMISEDQLNGRMFFSLMGVFGFCILMVILASLMLRGVIRQNYLLVAPFFVFYTFILSATFVWFLIRIFMDFKISAFCFYQYHLYMYGLHALILYPVYTLLAKLRLRYLKEKALNDTFSEKEKKSTNILASV, encoded by the exons ATGGACTCACATTCCAAAAATGTCTTCCTCATCGGTATTTTACACATCGTGGGTTATGCACTATTTACCCTGCAGCCTGTAACCAAAGTGATTATTatgattt CTGAGGACCAATTAAACGGTAGAATGTTTTTTTCGCTTATGGGTGTATTTGGATTTTGTATATTGATGGTAATTTTAGCTTCACTAATGTTACGTGGTGTGATTAGG CAAAACTATTTGCTAGTGGCTCctttctttgtattttatacCTTTATTTTGTCGGCCACTTTTGTATGGTTTCTTATACgaatttttatggattttaaaatttcagCATTTTGCTTCtatcaatatcatttatatatgtatg gtcTACACGCCCTGATTCTGTATCCTGTTTACACTTTGTTGGCAAAGCTTCGTTTAAGATATCTAAAGGAAAAGGCCCTAAATGATACATTTTCCGAAAAGGAAAAGAAATCAACTAACATATTGGCCTCTGTATAG
- the LOC111688720 gene encoding uncharacterized protein LOC111688720, translating to MKTLSANILCCSCKLYKLGLLIAFLYLIPNLIIIVCFFANDYDVYTLPFMCALVVLTSLLLIKGLMEDRHEFLLPWLANIAVLILFNIIFVACQFGELNREGTKESFYLEFGLFIALELQILCWYIIYNLLIRGIQKHKRQAGAIRALSEIVEAQDKDYYKVNLIANEHLGVEKKVISV from the exons ATGAAAACTTTAAgtgcaaatattttatgttgCAGTTGTAAACTGTATAAACTTGGCCtattaattgcatttttgtatttgataccaaatttaataataattgtttgtttttttgccaATGATT ATGATGTCTACACTTTGCCCTTTATGTGCGCCCTAGTTGTACTTACATCGTTATTACTGATCAAGGGTTTAATGGAA GATCGTCATGAATTCCTTCTACCCTGGCTGGCCAATATTGCAGTTTTGatattattcaatattatttttgttgcttgTCAATTTGGCGAACTTAATCGGGAAGGAACTAAAGAATcattttatttggaatttggTCTCTTTATTGCTTTAG aaCTTCAAATTTTATGTTGGTACATTATCTATAACCTACTGATAAGAGGTATTCAAAAGCATAAACGACAAGCAGGAGCTATTAGAGCCCTTTCGGAAATTGTCGAAGCTCAGGACAAGGATTATTATAAAGTTAATCTAATTGCTAATGAGCATTTAGGTGTTGAAAAGAAAGTTATTTCTGTTTAA
- the LOC111688714 gene encoding uncharacterized protein LOC111688714 produces the protein MQTLTTKYFCLHFKLYKIGLMIGAVYIILNLLMIWSIVESGEEEYAVILFCLLTIFTSIILMYGLIQNRHTLLLPWLSNVAVLIMFNIFAVIGQFEEANREVTRISFYLAFGFFMALELQVLFWYIIFTLLKVGHRKTFRVVQIIQEKPQIKKIEDKDTFQIYLVGSEEVNEKQAV, from the exons ATGCAGACACTTACTACCAAAtacttttgtttacattttaaattgtataaaattggtttaatgaTTGGGGcagtttatataatattgaatttgCTTATGATTTGGTCAATAGTTGAGAGTGGTG aagAAGAATATGCTGTGATACTATTTTGTTTATTGACAATATTTActtcaattattttaatgtatGGTTTAATACAG AACCGTCATACACTTCTCTTACCCTGGCTCTCGAATGTTGCTGTTTTAATAATGTTCAATATATTCGCTGTAATCGGTCAATTTGAGGAAGCAAATCGAGAAGTAACCCGTATATCTTTCTATCTGGCATTTGGCTTTTTTATGGCTTTGG AATTACAGGTGCTATTTTGGTATATTATCTTTACTCTCTTAAAAGTGGGACATCGTAAGACATTCCGTGTTGTGCAGATTATTCAAGAAAAGCCACAAATTAAGAAAATCGAAGATAAGGACACGTTTCAAATCTATTTGGTGGGCAGTGAGGAAGTCAATGAAAAGCAAGCTGTATGA